DNA sequence from the Pomacea canaliculata isolate SZHN2017 linkage group LG7, ASM307304v1, whole genome shotgun sequence genome:
aggacaatgaCAAGCGCAGAGCCAGCTAGGATCGCAAGATAAGAAAcagcatttataaataaaaaaatacacggCAAAGTTTTGACAAATGTTAAATCCCTTAGCCATACATATTTTGCAATATCcaaaaacacaatacaaaaagaaagtcTAATCGAAGGATGAAAACGGATTAACAAAAGACAAGAAGTAACATCTctgaatataaaagaaaataataaatatatatatatgctgacaagaaaaaaattagcaggTTCATTAAAGtagaaatgttataaataaatgttacaatCTCTGAAATAAATGAGTGAATAACTGCTTTCTGAAATCTTGATATTTTCAGGAATAAACACGAGTTCTGAaggaaaatagttttatctATAAAGGGAAAGGGGTCTATAGCCTCGATACCGCAGGTTCAGTGAATGTAGTTCACCTAGTCTAGGGCACGGTATATGGGAGCCTAGCCCAGGTGGATTAAACTATATTGTGGCGGAAATGCACAAGTGGACTGGGGTGGCTTATGGAGATTGAAGTCGACCGCAGTGTTCGACAATTCTGACATTTGAGGGTCAGTAGAAACTAAGTTCTTACAGAAACTACCGATACGGCAAAATATGAACTTTATGGAGATGTATGAAGAGAAATTCTTTTCACAGGCCAgttgaaagaaacaaagaaaacagaaataaataaagaaagaaagaataaaagatagaaagaacaaaaagataGAAAGAACAAACGACCCACgaacaaacattaaaatcaaTAGGTGAATGCCATGATATAATAAAGTAACGAACAGCAAAAGACTTAATACGTGAGAACATATCTTGATAATTTATGAATGATGGTGCACATATCTCAAGTGAACGAGGAAGTTTGAGTTCTGTCATTTAGCAGAGCACAGTAATCCGTGAATCTCTGTTGGCCCTTAATCTATCGatatttctctctcccttttcaaaCAATCTTTAGCAATTATTCTATACAGAAAACttctgctgacattttttttggttgtgtgtgtaaatacatgCTGTCAAAATTCTCTAACAAACCTTTTGCATATCGTCTTCGTCTAATGATGGCGATCAAAACAGCTGCTACgatgacaacaacaacggcAGCAATAACTCCACCAGAAACAGCGGCATAATTGCGCCTTTGGTCATTTGCAGCGTGAGCTGTTTGGGAAAGACACAAGAGAAATTTGTGTTTGATCTACTTTTTCAGATGTTAATTAGTTTGGGAAAAGCATATTTCAGAGCAGGACTGGTAAATTAGGAACGTTTAAAAGTGCAGTAACTTTTTGTAGCTTTATAAAGCTAGCTGGGCAAAGTTTTTTGTGATAGagaaacatgagaaaaaaaccATCACAAAATCACTGAAAATTGGTGTATTTCATATGCAGTTTACATGTGTACAAATTACACTGCTTCCAGTTTAGGTGACACTTTTCTTGtgactttttctctcttaagcATACTTAAAGAACTGACTTAGTGAAGACGTTGTAACGGCTCACTGTAAcaagacgaacgtacactttGCATACTCAAGgcgtatcacacacacatacaatacaaCTCTCGAcgagaccccccccccccccagatgacgatgaggatgaagagatttctAAGTGAATTGAATAGGAGAGGTAATAAGTTCAGAgaaatgtcactgagagagttataaagaagatgacGGAGGAAGGCCGTTGTTTTACCGCTCACTCGGccattttttcttgtatataacgtcattttctgcttcaaatgaATCACACAAGACGCCAGACCAAGACACCATTCACACACGAGACAATGCGAGACCTTCCGCAACTCATTGCACTCACCAACAGTGAAGTTTTCATTGCCAACCTCATTGATGACTTGAATCTTGTACTTGCCATTCCCTAACTGGGATGGAAAGTTCAAGACCACCAGActacacctgtacaggtaacgGCGCCGTGTGAAGGTTTCACAGGTGATATTAGCCATCAAACCTTCAATCTTCTCATACGCAGCTTCAATAAACCACACGTTACACTGATGTGGGGCAGGGAAGGCGATGACCTCAAAGGTTATCACAACTCGATTGCCTTTATTATTCACTGCGTCAAGATTCTTGAGCAAAAGATTTCTCGGAGTGCCTGTAACAGACACAGCATGAgatcacgcgcacacacacacacatatttatatatagagagagatattCACGCACTTGTTTCAGAACCTTGAAGCGTTTTTGTAATGACTCGTTGATCTTACTGTTGACATAAAGGTTGAGGCTGACTGATGCCTTGTTTCCGCAACTATACACCGCCGTGTCTTCACAGCGAGCGATGAAGGTGTAGTTGGAAAGAGTCGACTGTGTCCAGACTATAGAGTCGTTGTCGTGGTTATAGATGTACATCTGAGTTGGGGACTGGTCATAGGATATGCACGTGAAGTGCACATGGTCGCCCTCCATTACTGTTGTATTTTCGCTTCCACCATTTATTAAGAAACACGTTGTGTAGGCGACGTCTGTAATACAGTAATCAAACGTGAGAATAGAAATGTTTCCAGCACTGAAGTTGAGAGTTATTAACCTTTTAtaacaattatttgtttttcctacCTTTCAGCTTTACGGAGTAGTTCCATCCTCCTggggagacagagacaaaaacacCATAGCATTCTTCCTCAGGTAAAAGTGTTGTGTTAAACTGACAGAAACCTGACACCTTCACCTCGCTCTTTGAAATGCTCTCGTTGGTCGGTGAGGTCACCATGTCCACTGTTTCCAgacttttattctttaatagataaaataaagatgtagaTTGATTATGTTCGccagattttgttttataaaatgaagCGTCAAATAAATCAGTTTGACCGataagaaaagttatttttagaaaattaaacatCAAATAAAGCTGCAGAGTTACAAGTtacaagttatttttagaaaattaaacatCAAATAAAGCTGCAGAGTTAAATTTACAGCATCTAATATTACAAAGTTAACGTATACGTATTGTTAATGGTCATTAAGATTATGAACGTGAAAATGGAAAGGGTTTCTGCTTCTAATCATTTGCATTTAATGTgcatttgcagaaaaaaatcgtcCTCAATTATAAAgggaaaatatttcacaaatgcGCCTCATAATTCTAGGagtattttatgtgtttcaACAAAAAGTAGACAAAGGAAATTTGTTTCCGTTAACGAACCTGTAGATAGTGGTGCTCTCTACATTTAGGCTCATATTAGGACCTTTGATATTACAAGAGCTATAAATACATCAggttgcattatttttttaagtgaaattgTATTACAGTGTGTCACAATAGCCTTATTTCCAGGTGACTTAAGTCACAAAATCAAATTTCTGCACTTCAGATCAGATACATTAATGTATATTCGATTATAAACGAGAAAGTATTAGAATAACTACATAATATTAGGATCAGTCACTCTTGTCTAAAAGATGTTGGTTCTTACCAGGTGTTTTCGTGAATACAATTGACACCTGTAGATTCCCCGTGAGGAGTAAACACTTCCGATCCCACAGGACACATATACAGTCCCTGAGGTAGCAACTCCTTCACATGACACATTTTCTGATGGATCTAAACAGAACATGGcactaataaattaaaatatgtcaAGTAGAACACTTGTTTTTGCAATTGTAAACACAGCATTTTTGTCACAAAggcagcagaattttttttggttttgatttctttctttctaccaATTTATCTCTCTATATGTCCAGCTATAGCTCTTTCTGTCTCCATCACATATGTTGCAAAGATGTTGCTTTGGGACATATCCGAACAACATAGAAAGGAAAAATTCCCTATAACGACCGTACTTTCCTAGCCTTTATGATTACAGCCTGCATTTTATGATCCTTAGTTATAACCTCAAAgccctttaaaaaaaggttattaCTTTGCGTTAAAAATCCATTATTTTAAGCGTAATTGTTTCTGTATACAATATTGCCCTTCACTTGTCCATTCCTTACATGCGTTTCTCTATAATATCTTCcattcaaaattattattaacaattcTAAATGGAGTTGTCCTTTCtgaaattattatataattggTATGATTTGTATaaaactttatcttttttacGTTTGTAACTTATTACAGACTCCTATCATCTAAGAAAGAGCATACAAACCGAATACGAACTAGTTTTTCCAATGTTAAAACGTGATTTAAAGCAACTAGAAGCGCTCATACAAGGGACATTTACAAGCTCTGACACAGAGATTACATATTAGTTGATAACTACAGATTATTTGCGTGTATAAGCTCAAATGAGGATGAGGATAGACTACCCACACAAATAACAAGACTCAgatattactttaaaataagatgcaaagaaagttaaataaataGAAGCACAACTCACACACGTAGTTCAGTCCACATCGAGCTATTCGCTCACTGTGTGTGTAattcacataaacacactccAGGGCACTACTGACAACAAGGACATTCTTATGTATCTCCGTGTTGTTCTCCGAGTTGATGGTGAGTCTTTTAGTGTGGGCATCTGTTATATTTGctgaaaaagtttcttttaaagcttttgTAGTACAACCTTCTTTTGTACAATTTGCTAGATGATGAGATGTATTAGAACCATTGTAAACCACGTGTAGTCTCCATTCCATTACTCCCTCACTCTCGCAGACGACAGAAGTGTTTTGACCAGCCGTTAGCTCCACGACGCTGTCATTGCTGCAGAGTTTTACATCTGTCAAATTTCAcgataaatttaattttttgccGCTAGTTTTATTAGTTTGTGATCCCTATAGATATAGAAAAAACAGCATTGTTTACACCACAGGGTACATTTAGACATCCTGCTACAGCATGACTGCTTCAGACGTTTACCCACAAACATACTTGAAAGGCTCTCCTTCTATCACtcgccctcacacacacaaatttacacTTAATCATGAGCACGTTTATACATGACTGAGACGTCTCTTTACTTAATGCGGGCAGTCCAAATGAAGTCCAAATGAGACCATTAATCATTTTATAGTCAATCCTAAGtcacttctttgttttcaaatatctgGATATAGTACATTACAATatactaaaactaaaaatcttAGCAAATAAACTATTCCGTTCAAGAGATGCAAGCCTTTTAATAAGGCTTAACTTTAGACGATGTCTTCGTGTTTCATGACGTTCCAGAATAGTATGACTGGCAACGTCTCATGAGCATCAGCCCAATACCTTTCTTAAATTTAATGCAGTTTTAcgaaacatttactttttattcaGCTAAAATCAGCATTGAGAATCAATTCATTCTTGTCTCTAGTTGTCAATACAACCCAACATATGACCTCTCACCTGTGGCGGTTGATAGACAAAGCACACACAGGACTATACTTGCAATCCATACTGGTGGGCTTACGTAGGTAGGCATGTCCCACACATATATACTCTCACGAATGGCAGCCTCAAAACTGAACCTACTGCATTCTACGTTTGTACCACCTTAGTCAAGTATACCACCTTAGTGTAGCCTTAGGAgtacaaatatttcatgtgCGCCATCACGATATCCTGCTGTATGTTTAGAAAGTTTTCTATGTTTCACAGATTACTAGTCCTCCATCACCTCCAatcaaattctttctttaaaagactaTGTTTGAAGTCTTAGTGATAATTATGCAATAGATAAGTACATGCGCATTTTGCTGAGTGTTCAACTTTACCAGACTAACCAGACATTTCCGTATTACAAATTAGCCCTCAATTTGATGAATGACATATGACATGCAGCTGTGAATGTTTATATTGCCGTGTAGCGGGGATTTAGTTCACATAAAGTAGCAGGGTAGGGATGTTTGAAACACGGATGCAATCGTTCCTGGTGACAAGAGGCAACTTCATGGTCCCCTAGGAGACAAGGTTTACTTCTCGATATCACCTCAGTTTATACTTCCTGGTTCTATGTCATTTTCTCTGACAAGTCTCTTCTGTATTTATCTGTAACGTTGTGTATTTCAAAGTGAATGTCTGTTCATCTTTGGATGTATACTTATGGGTATCATTGTGTTTGTAGGTGACGTTTCGCGCATGTCATCACACgcgatatgtatatatacatatttaatcCGTACGAATGAGTATTTACAAATGTGAAGCttatatagaaaataattacaaacattcaaaattcgcagcttttataaaactttatgcCTAAAGATCTTATAAAACCAGTCTACCTTGCATTATGCAAACAcattcattaataaaaatatcacaaaacattgaaaaagtCTCCTTGTAATAGTACCATATACCATTTTCGAAACCAAATAACATTCAACTAATTAAACAAAGTCTACTTTTCTGATCACATGATTGATCTACATACAAATGATCGCGGGATGATAACATTGACGACATCGCGAAAACTACTTTAACTTTAGAGAACCTCATATACGTCTCCGGCGATATGTCGGGGTGGGAGCGACAATCCGCTTTTTGCACAAACTAGTTCCGAGACTTCTGGTGCACGTGAGAATGTGAGTGAAACAGCAAGATGTCAGGACCATCCTGCTTCCACTTTCATACAGCTGAGCATTTGCAGGTGCCGGAAAGAAGAGAGTTTACCCTACCTACGGTGTTTTAACCTGAGCGACATCCTCTACCCCATTAAGAGAATAGAATCGTGAGAAAGTCGGGATCTGAGATTATCAATTGTAAAACCTGTGAACTAAATTAATGCTTGTCTGATACCGTACCTGCTCTTAAGAATATAAGCATCACCCAAAGTATGTTTCTAAGGTtaaatttaaattctgtttGTGCAGACTTCATTGGCAATCAGAGGTTTCTTGTCTGTCTTAATGTTACTACTTACAGATCTTAGACACATTTTCCACTTAAAGGAAGATATTACCATTGCCTGTGCTATTACTGATATTCACGTGGTGACTGAActtaaagttttgaaaacatttcataaatacCACTTGAAAACCGTACCTGTAACAAGGTGCCACATGcggacaaagaaaaacatgtccAAGATCGGAATTCAAGCATCCAGTTCCTAATATTTTTCACATGCGATTTTAGCCTTTGCTTTATGGGGCAGCTCTAAAATGTTGACTTGGatgtgtgaaagaaataaaattaaacacacaGATTACAGATAGAATGCTATAAGTATCATTGGGTGATGGGGTGAAGTATTGACGATAGTAATGTTGTTTTAATATAATGGTAATCTTTATCATTCTAAAATATGTTGGAATGtactttacttaaaaaaattactgtaacaatttctcaaaaaaataacttttggtCAACCAGATGTTTTCAATCTAGTCTAAAGAATAACACTTGTAAAATGGGTCTTCACCAGGACACAGTTTTGTTTAACCATCAACATGCTtgctttattaaaatgttctcACGGTTTCTTCTGCTTCTGGCTGAAATCAGTTCACCAGGAAATCAAGGGTTTCATGTCCTTACTGTGAGTTCAAGTTTccaaaatttaaagcaaaatggCAAATGCGCTTTAGTGTCGTGTCTGGTCTATTTAAGGGTTGCCAAAAGTGTGCTTCGAAAGTGAGCAAATCTCGTAATCCTGGCTAAACATGTGTAACGAAGGCGAGTGACTGCTGTGTCATTAGAGAATCAGGACTGCACTTTGGGGCACTGTAAGATCTCTCGACAAACCATACCGCAATTGTCACTAGTCTTTTTATCGAAACACTCCAATGCATAATCTACTAAggaacacagagaaaataaagaaactggaaGAGGTAAGACTGGAACGAAGCCAACACTACCAACACGACCACATTCgagtttctaaaaataaacagcagccTAAAAACTGCAAAAACTTTTTTGATGCGACCGCAAAGTTCAGCATTCGAGAACCTTGCCAGTGGATATATTTGTTCAGTCCAGCATTTCTATCCCACTCCCATCCCGATGCTTATAGTTACCTTTAAATTTCATGAATCtggaatatttcttttatttaaattgctATCAGATCTTTCATATCATGTTTGGTTTTCTGCAAACCAAATATCCAAATCCAATATAGTGGTCCAGTATACTGTATTGAACTCAAGGGTGGCCTTCCATAAATTCATTTCTTGTGACATATGTTAATTTAtggttttatattatttattgatgggcgttaatatttttaaagtatgtgagtgtttgtgtgcctccatgtgtgtatgtgcttgagTAATTGTATATGTAATTAAATGTGTCTAtgcactgatatatatataaacatgtatttgtgagcttacttttgtttgtatattcttgtttgtttatgaaCACATGATTGTAATTATACGCGCTCATATTTGATTATGCATCTCAGTAGGTCTACTAGCATTTCACAAAAAGATATCCACTACATATCAGTTTGATGTCTGATCTACAG
Encoded proteins:
- the LOC112568390 gene encoding uncharacterized protein LOC112568390, producing MANITCETFTRRRYLYRCSLVVLNFPSQLGNGKYKIQVINEVGNENFTVAHAANDQRRNYAAVSGGVIAAVVVVIVAAVLIAIIRRRRYAKDDTSSDFSSSDTVAVPLSVRGLGHGWWTSSPPTPTPGSAVDKGRWTNQDGLTYVSLNFNNRKQNRAPKHEPTEYSTVKAIHTQIQS